The Stutzerimonas stutzeri DNA window GATCAGCGCAACGCGCTCCTGGATGTCGACGAGCAGGGTTTCGAATGTCATTTCAGCGTCCTTGAGGACCGGCGCGTCCGCCGGCCCGGTGGGTGATGTCACTTCAGGTTGATGGTGGTGTTGACCGGGCCGCCGACCTCGTTTTCGTCGAACCAGCGCTCGGTTATGGTCTTGGTCTGGGTGTAGAACTGCACCACCTGCTTGCCGTAGGGGCCGAGGTCGCCGAGCTTGGAAGCGCGGGAGCCGGTGAAGGAGAACATCGGCACCGGCACCGGGATCGGTACGTTGATGCCGACCTGGCCCACGTCGATCTCTTCCTGGAAGTGCCGCGCCGCCGCGCCGGAGCGGGTAAAGATGGCGGTGCCGTTGCCATTCGGGTTGGCGTTGATCAGCTCGATGGCTTCGTCCATGGTCGCCGCCGCCATGACGCAGAGGACCGGGCCGAAGATTTCTTCGCGGTAGATGCTCATCGAGGGGGTGACGCCGGAAAACAGGGTCGGGCCGACGAAGTTGCCGTTCTCGTAACCGCTGACGCTCGGGTTACGGCCATCCAGTTCGAGCCTGGCTCCTTCCTGTACACCACGTTCGATCAGCCCGCTGACGCGATCCAGCGCCGCGCAGGAAACCAGCGGGCCGACATCGGTGCCGGCCTCGACACCGGCGTTGACCTTGAGGGTCTGCGCCTTGGCTACCAGATCGGGAATCCAGGCCTGCGCCTCACCCACCAGCACCACCACCGACAGCGCCATGCAGCGCTGGCCGGCCGCGCCGAAGGCGGCACCGGCGATGGCGTTGAGGGTCTGCTCCTTGTGCGCATCGGGCAGCACGATGGCGTGGTTCTTCGCGCCCATCATGCACTGCACGCGCTTGCCGGCCTGGCTGGCACGGTTGTAGACGTGGGTGCCGACCTTGGTCGAACCTACGAAGGACACCGCCTTGATATCCGGGTGGTCGCAGATCGCATTCACCGCATCGGCGCCGCCATGCACCACGTTGAGCACGCCCGGCGGCACGCCGGCTTCCAACGCCAGTTCGCACAGGCGCATGGTGACCATCGGGTCCTGTTCGGACGGTTTGAGGACGAAGGTATTGCCGGTGGCGATGGCCATCGGGAACATCCATAGCGGGATCATCGCCGGGAAGTTGAACGGGGTAATACCAGCGCAGACGCCCAGCGGCTGCAGCAGGGTATAGGTATCGACGCCGGCGGCGACGTTGTTCGCCAGCTCGCCGAGCTGCAGGTTGCCAATACCGGCGGCGTGCTCGACCACTTCCAGGCCGCGGAACACGTCGCCCTCGGCATCGGCCAGGGTCTTGCCCTGTTCGGCAGTGAGGATCGCCGCCAGCTCCTTCATGTTCTCGCGGATCAGCTGCTGGTACTTGAGAAAGATGCGCGCACGTGCACCGATCGGCGTCTTGCGCCAGGTCTGGAAGGCTTTCTGGCCGCTGGCGACGGCGCGGTCGATTTCCTCGGCGGTCGCAAACGGCACGCGCGCCAGGACTTCCTGGGTCGCCGGGTTGACGACGTCGCGCCAGTCCTGGGTGGTCGATTCGATAAATTCACCGTCGATCAGCAGTTTGACGGTAGGAATGGCGTTGGACGTTGTCATATGGCTCTCCGCCTGAAAAGGCACTGTTGTTGTTATTGGCTCGCGGACGGCTGCGAGGGCTGCATTGAATGTAGCAATGCAAAAAATCACATTACAATGCGATCGACTGCAGAGTCGCTCTGCATAAATGCACAGGAACCTGCTGGAGGCGGCAACCATGGACTGGGACAATCTGCGCTATTTCCTCGAAGTCGCCCGAGCGGGGCGGCTGACCACTGCGGCGCGTCGGCTCGCGGTCGACCACACCACGGTCTCG harbors:
- a CDS encoding CoA-acylating methylmalonate-semialdehyde dehydrogenase, coding for MTTSNAIPTVKLLIDGEFIESTTQDWRDVVNPATQEVLARVPFATAEEIDRAVASGQKAFQTWRKTPIGARARIFLKYQQLIRENMKELAAILTAEQGKTLADAEGDVFRGLEVVEHAAGIGNLQLGELANNVAAGVDTYTLLQPLGVCAGITPFNFPAMIPLWMFPMAIATGNTFVLKPSEQDPMVTMRLCELALEAGVPPGVLNVVHGGADAVNAICDHPDIKAVSFVGSTKVGTHVYNRASQAGKRVQCMMGAKNHAIVLPDAHKEQTLNAIAGAAFGAAGQRCMALSVVVLVGEAQAWIPDLVAKAQTLKVNAGVEAGTDVGPLVSCAALDRVSGLIERGVQEGARLELDGRNPSVSGYENGNFVGPTLFSGVTPSMSIYREEIFGPVLCVMAAATMDEAIELINANPNGNGTAIFTRSGAAARHFQEEIDVGQVGINVPIPVPVPMFSFTGSRASKLGDLGPYGKQVVQFYTQTKTITERWFDENEVGGPVNTTINLK